In Paenibacillus sp. G2S3, a single window of DNA contains:
- a CDS encoding alpha-glucosidase, with the protein MNRTWWKEATAYQIYPRSFMDSNGDGVGDLQGVISKLDYLQDLGINVIWICPIYKSPNDDNGYDISDYQDIMAEFGSMADFDQLLSEVHARGMKLILDLVINHTSDEHPWFVEARSSKDNAKRDYYIWRDPKDGKEPNNWESIFSGSIWEFDPASEQYFMHVFSKRQPDLNWENPEVRQELYGMVNWWLDKGIDGFRVDAISHIKKIPGLPDLPNPQNLPYVSSGEGHMNREGIHDFLQELKEETFDRYDIMTVGEASGVSVDQADMWVGEEQGKFNMIFQFEHLALWNKSVTGGLDVLALKSALSRWQKGLEGKGWNALFIENHDQPRSVSTWGNDGEYWKESAKSLATMYFLMQGTPFIYQGQEIGMTNVRFDSMDDYDDVAMKNLYRLETAAGKSHEEVMEVIWKNGRDNSRTPMQWDDSENAGFSSGKPWMKVNPNFTEINVERAKQDPHSIYHHYKKLIALRAANPITVYGTYDLILPEDERIYAYTRTLGNEKLLVMSNLSSEEALFDLPFDLEFDSSELLLNNYEVDPAEKIETVALRPYESRVYMLVNAPVEQEAILESVPATTV; encoded by the coding sequence CTGTCCTATCTATAAATCCCCGAACGATGATAATGGATATGATATTTCGGACTACCAAGATATTATGGCGGAATTCGGCAGTATGGCCGACTTCGATCAGTTATTAAGCGAGGTTCATGCACGGGGCATGAAGCTGATTCTGGATCTTGTGATTAACCATACATCTGACGAACATCCTTGGTTTGTAGAAGCACGTTCCAGCAAGGACAATGCGAAACGCGATTATTATATTTGGAGAGATCCTAAGGACGGTAAGGAACCGAATAACTGGGAGAGTATTTTTAGCGGCTCGATCTGGGAGTTCGACCCTGCTTCAGAGCAATATTTCATGCATGTGTTCTCCAAAAGACAGCCTGACCTCAACTGGGAGAATCCTGAAGTACGTCAGGAATTATACGGTATGGTTAATTGGTGGCTGGATAAAGGGATCGACGGTTTCCGAGTGGATGCTATTTCACATATTAAGAAAATTCCAGGTCTTCCTGATCTGCCGAATCCACAGAATCTTCCATACGTTTCCTCCGGTGAGGGTCATATGAATCGGGAAGGAATACACGATTTTTTACAGGAGCTCAAAGAGGAAACCTTTGATCGTTATGACATTATGACTGTTGGTGAAGCTAGTGGTGTTAGTGTTGATCAAGCGGATATGTGGGTAGGTGAGGAGCAAGGTAAATTCAACATGATTTTTCAGTTTGAGCATTTAGCCCTTTGGAATAAGAGTGTTACGGGTGGCTTGGATGTTCTTGCGCTGAAATCAGCACTTTCCCGTTGGCAAAAAGGTCTTGAGGGTAAAGGCTGGAATGCACTCTTTATCGAGAACCACGATCAGCCGCGTTCAGTTTCTACTTGGGGTAATGATGGGGAGTACTGGAAGGAGTCGGCCAAATCGCTGGCTACGATGTATTTTCTGATGCAGGGAACACCTTTTATTTATCAAGGCCAAGAAATTGGGATGACCAATGTAAGATTCGATTCGATGGATGATTATGATGATGTGGCGATGAAGAACCTGTATCGTTTAGAGACAGCGGCCGGAAAATCACATGAAGAAGTCATGGAGGTTATCTGGAAGAATGGTCGCGACAACTCCAGAACGCCGATGCAATGGGATGACTCTGAGAACGCTGGTTTCAGTAGCGGAAAGCCTTGGATGAAGGTGAATCCTAATTTTACGGAGATCAATGTGGAGCGTGCGAAACAGGACCCACATTCCATCTACCATCATTATAAAAAGCTTATCGCTCTGCGGGCTGCCAATCCGATTACGGTTTATGGAACCTATGATTTGATTCTGCCTGAAGATGAGCGAATCTACGCTTATACTCGGACACTTGGCAATGAGAAATTGCTGGTCATGTCAAACCTTTCTTCAGAGGAAGCGTTGTTCGACCTTCCGTTTGACTTGGAATTTGACTCCAGTGAGTTGCTGTTGAATAACTATGAAGTTGACCCTGCTGAGAAAATCGAGACAGTGGCATTACGCCCTTACGAATCTCGTGTGTATATGCTGGTTAACGCACCTGTAGAGCAAGAGGCAATTCTTGAGAGTGTGCCTGCAACAACGGTTTAA
- a CDS encoding LTA synthase family protein, producing MKKDFQIKNKPFLIFSFILLLKCAVAWFVVFSDGPNWSMLLTEIPFFFIVFGLIEWMASKRKFLYYMIANLLISVIYFAVLMYYKYYGVIATYHALEQADKVTKVGESTYSLLDPYYLFIFVDIVVFMFFMFRPKYIAIWKERGMNRRMNRTALLGIISVSLAICVFNIWPNHASMNENKKAESMGILNYEVYTIFADSTEKEEMIDSKEITQQSVDATKGIMEPVSPKYWAAAQGKNLIVVQMESFQNFLLGLSIDGQEVTPNLNKLLASEHYFNNFYTNAGQGTTSDAEFVVNTSLYVPHHEVATSSNYMTKELPSLPKLMKANGYNTATFHTNSVEFWNRKTLYKVLGFDKYYDQSFYGDDDHIAFGSSDEVLYAKTVPELVKMDAKDDPFYAMVISMSAHHPYKMPASKYKMTLPKRYEGTLVGNYILAQNYADYAMGQFLDQLKSSGLWEDSVIVFYGDHQGVSLYSLDGNEKSLMEEMVGHEYGYTDMFNVPFIVHAPGVDQPTVHTQTGGQIDILPTVANLLGISMKDQLHFGEDLMNQQTNLLPVRHFLPTGSFINDTSLYLTGVDYDDGSNYNLIDGSETEGGSTQAQFDAVQRLLNMSNSYILQRPDLPSTDDGEQGNN from the coding sequence GTGAAAAAAGATTTTCAAATCAAAAACAAGCCCTTTCTAATTTTTAGCTTCATCCTGCTCTTAAAATGCGCAGTGGCTTGGTTTGTGGTATTTAGTGACGGTCCAAATTGGAGTATGTTGCTCACAGAGATTCCGTTCTTCTTTATCGTATTTGGACTCATTGAGTGGATGGCTTCCAAGCGGAAGTTTCTGTATTATATGATTGCGAACCTATTGATTTCAGTGATTTATTTTGCCGTCCTGATGTATTACAAGTATTATGGCGTAATCGCTACTTACCATGCCTTGGAGCAAGCGGATAAAGTAACCAAGGTTGGTGAAAGCACGTACTCCTTGCTGGACCCTTACTATTTATTCATTTTTGTGGATATTGTAGTCTTCATGTTCTTTATGTTCCGTCCCAAATATATTGCGATCTGGAAAGAAAGAGGCATGAACCGTCGCATGAACCGAACCGCTTTGCTTGGGATCATCAGCGTTTCTCTTGCGATCTGTGTCTTTAATATTTGGCCGAATCACGCCAGTATGAACGAAAATAAAAAAGCGGAGAGTATGGGGATTCTCAATTACGAGGTATATACCATCTTTGCTGACAGTACGGAAAAGGAAGAAATGATTGACAGCAAAGAAATTACGCAGCAGTCCGTGGACGCTACAAAAGGAATTATGGAGCCAGTCTCTCCAAAGTATTGGGCAGCGGCTCAAGGTAAAAATCTAATTGTAGTACAAATGGAATCTTTTCAGAATTTCCTGCTTGGCTTAAGCATTGACGGACAGGAAGTAACTCCAAATCTAAATAAACTTCTTGCAAGCGAACATTATTTCAATAACTTCTATACAAATGCGGGGCAAGGAACAACATCGGATGCTGAATTTGTAGTGAACACCTCGCTATATGTTCCTCATCACGAAGTAGCCACTTCGTCCAACTATATGACTAAGGAGCTTCCGAGCCTGCCCAAGCTGATGAAAGCTAATGGATACAATACGGCTACCTTTCACACCAACAGCGTGGAGTTCTGGAACCGAAAAACCTTATACAAGGTGCTAGGCTTTGATAAATACTACGATCAGTCCTTCTATGGAGATGATGATCATATCGCATTTGGATCTTCTGATGAGGTGCTGTATGCCAAGACCGTTCCTGAATTAGTCAAAATGGATGCTAAAGACGATCCTTTTTACGCGATGGTCATCTCTATGAGCGCGCATCACCCTTATAAAATGCCAGCATCAAAATATAAGATGACGCTGCCTAAACGGTACGAAGGGACCTTAGTCGGTAACTATATTTTAGCCCAAAATTACGCGGATTACGCTATGGGACAATTCCTAGATCAATTGAAGTCCAGCGGGTTATGGGAAGATAGCGTTATTGTCTTCTATGGAGATCATCAAGGTGTATCACTGTATTCCCTTGACGGCAATGAGAAATCATTAATGGAGGAAATGGTCGGACACGAGTATGGATATACAGATATGTTCAACGTTCCTTTCATAGTTCATGCCCCAGGCGTAGATCAACCCACTGTGCACACGCAAACTGGCGGTCAGATTGATATCTTACCAACTGTAGCAAATCTGCTAGGGATTTCTATGAAGGATCAGCTCCACTTCGGAGAAGACCTAATGAATCAACAGACCAACCTGCTACCTGTTAGACACTTTCTTCCCACTGGTTCTTTTATTAATGACACAAGCTTGTACTTAACTGGTGTAGATTATGATGATGGAAGCAACTATAACCTAATCGATGGCTCTGAAACTGAGGGCGGTTCGACACAAGCGCAATTTGATGCCGTTCAGCGGCTTCTAAATATGTCTAATAGTTATATTCTGCAACGGCCGGATTTACCTTCTACGGATGATGGCGAACAGGGCAATAATTGA
- a CDS encoding stalk domain-containing protein codes for MGRGTLNSKVQVRRICKTVAVAVISLTMVSPLIVKADSVVNSPEEKKLLSGITGLDAGDRSAYAITADGTAWAWGGGYGSIGNGATTPAYTPVKMRIDHVKQVSGGYRHNLMLKDDGTVWAVGGNEHGQLGTGAQSLTVLVEPVQVKGLTDVISVSAGDTHSLALRKDGTVWAWGGNEQGELGDNSGKNGLTPVQVKGLPSILAIAAGSNNSVALGNGGEVWVWGSSKTIGIKKDTVLKPTQIKGSGEYKAVDIDGQYGAALRWDGTVWLWNNYTDMNQGETLQPIQIPGLTNVVSMTTDSAVKADGTLWQWTVGDKNKMNVKQIGGIQNAASITSGNRNHYVLLKDGHVLAWGTNEFGQTGLGVRDFMIDTPQPVKKSIQVLLNSSEMELTMPPLLINNSTYVPLRGIFQQMGVNVRWDVPSRSVIAVKESTSTTLILNSVNGQTTVNGKVIATDQKPVFINDSVYVPLRLVSEMLGAKVEWDAEAYAVQIHSN; via the coding sequence GTGGGAAGAGGAACTTTAAACTCTAAGGTTCAGGTAAGACGGATATGCAAAACGGTTGCAGTGGCTGTAATTAGCTTAACTATGGTCTCTCCATTAATAGTAAAAGCGGACAGTGTTGTGAATTCACCTGAAGAAAAGAAATTATTGTCTGGCATTACTGGGCTGGACGCTGGTGATAGAAGTGCTTATGCCATCACTGCGGATGGAACAGCCTGGGCTTGGGGTGGTGGATACGGCTCTATTGGTAATGGGGCAACCACACCAGCGTATACTCCCGTCAAAATGCGTATCGATCATGTAAAGCAAGTTTCAGGTGGCTACCGTCATAACTTGATGTTGAAAGACGATGGAACAGTGTGGGCAGTAGGGGGGAATGAACATGGACAACTTGGCACTGGAGCGCAGTCCTTGACAGTCCTTGTAGAGCCGGTTCAAGTGAAGGGGCTAACGGATGTGATTTCTGTTTCGGCAGGAGACACACATAGCTTAGCGCTTCGAAAAGATGGAACGGTCTGGGCGTGGGGAGGCAATGAGCAAGGAGAACTCGGTGACAATTCGGGGAAAAATGGGCTAACACCAGTGCAAGTGAAAGGACTACCCTCTATTTTAGCTATAGCTGCAGGATCGAACAATTCAGTGGCGCTTGGTAACGGCGGAGAGGTGTGGGTGTGGGGATCTTCTAAAACTATAGGCATTAAAAAGGATACGGTCTTAAAGCCTACCCAAATTAAGGGGAGCGGGGAGTATAAAGCTGTAGATATTGATGGGCAGTATGGAGCAGCTTTGAGATGGGATGGTACCGTTTGGTTATGGAATAATTACACAGATATGAATCAGGGTGAAACTTTACAGCCGATTCAGATTCCAGGACTCACAAATGTTGTATCAATGACAACGGACTCCGCAGTAAAAGCTGATGGGACCTTATGGCAGTGGACAGTTGGTGATAAAAATAAGATGAATGTTAAGCAGATTGGTGGTATTCAAAATGCAGCTTCCATTACCAGCGGGAACAGAAATCATTATGTACTTTTAAAAGACGGTCATGTTCTTGCATGGGGAACGAATGAATTTGGACAGACTGGGTTGGGGGTTAGAGATTTTATGATTGACACGCCTCAACCCGTGAAGAAATCGATTCAGGTGCTGTTGAACAGTAGCGAAATGGAACTGACCATGCCCCCCTTATTGATCAATAATTCTACGTATGTTCCGTTAAGAGGAATATTTCAGCAAATGGGAGTGAATGTACGTTGGGACGTTCCATCGAGATCAGTTATTGCCGTGAAGGAATCTACATCTACTACGCTAATCTTAAATTCGGTTAATGGACAAACGACAGTGAATGGAAAAGTAATAGCCACAGACCAAAAGCCAGTCTTTATTAATGATAGTGTATATGTACCTTTAAGACTGGTCAGTGAAATGTTAGGCGCTAAGGTAGAGTGGGATGCAGAAGCTTATGCTGTTCAAATCCATTCGAATTAA
- a CDS encoding GntR family transcriptional regulator, whose translation MIITLDFKSDTPIYVQLRNEIVIGIGSGELADGEKLPTVRQMAEDLGINAMTVNKAYAILKNEGFISIDRRHGATVAPIGNGQPEFKEKLENELRLVISEASVKGIGREEFMQMCAGIFSSVSFKSASITE comes from the coding sequence ATGATTATTACGCTTGATTTTAAAAGTGATACGCCAATCTATGTACAGCTTCGAAATGAGATCGTGATTGGAATAGGCTCAGGTGAACTGGCGGATGGGGAGAAATTACCGACGGTGCGCCAAATGGCTGAAGATTTAGGGATAAATGCAATGACCGTGAACAAAGCGTACGCGATTTTGAAGAATGAAGGCTTCATATCGATAGATCGCAGGCATGGTGCTACAGTTGCTCCTATAGGGAATGGACAGCCAGAGTTTAAGGAGAAGCTGGAAAATGAACTACGGCTAGTTATCTCGGAGGCAAGTGTAAAAGGGATTGGGCGGGAGGAGTTTATGCAAATGTGTGCTGGAATCTTTTCATCCGTATCGTTTAAGTCTGCATCCATCACGGAATAG
- a CDS encoding DUF5808 domain-containing protein, which yields MAIVFFCIAIFILVILFFTYMSTLKPKDNLWFGVSLPAFALKDERLRELQNSTEKRYKKYGLLSFLALIPILFLSSYLSFTLIFFYVWTCAMMLLLRIPFVKAHHAAAALKRENEWFVGEKRMVRMDTKLSLLKKKMSLSIYWYIIPALISALSFMIPVPADSIEILRVAGGTALGLTVFFFVIAISFNRMKPKVYTDNTEINIQLNQANRRYWSLLWFGMAIINSCIAVITAYALSLNGAASTIVWGLGIFFFSVIPVIGIFYVHNKLKQLEAMLLKGEHEVLYTDDDEYWIHGTTYNNPNDRSVMVPKRLGIGTTINIGTKTGKSIYYGLFVFVALLLIGTGWMGVQTDFSTPTLTTDSNGRVSIEYPMYNYSFAMKDVQELTLVDSLPRGRRTNGVATDTVAIGNFKFDEFGKSKVYLVKNSPPYIVIKLPDIYVLYNNKDATETERLYADLKGW from the coding sequence ATGGCTATCGTCTTCTTTTGTATAGCTATATTTATTTTAGTTATTTTGTTTTTTACGTATATGAGTACTTTGAAGCCGAAGGATAATCTATGGTTTGGAGTTAGTCTTCCGGCGTTTGCTCTTAAGGATGAACGTCTGCGCGAACTGCAAAATTCAACTGAGAAGAGGTACAAAAAGTATGGACTCCTATCATTTCTGGCTTTGATTCCTATCTTGTTCTTAAGCTCCTATCTCTCTTTCACACTGATCTTTTTTTATGTTTGGACGTGTGCAATGATGCTCCTGCTTCGAATTCCATTTGTTAAGGCTCATCATGCAGCCGCAGCACTGAAACGAGAGAACGAATGGTTTGTGGGAGAGAAACGGATGGTTCGGATGGATACCAAGCTATCCCTGCTAAAAAAGAAAATGAGTCTTTCTATATACTGGTACATAATCCCTGCGCTAATTTCTGCGTTATCATTTATGATCCCAGTTCCGGCGGATAGTATTGAAATTCTGCGAGTGGCTGGCGGCACAGCGTTAGGGTTGACCGTATTTTTCTTTGTTATCGCTATATCCTTCAATAGAATGAAGCCTAAAGTATATACAGACAACACCGAGATCAATATTCAGCTTAATCAGGCTAATCGCAGGTACTGGTCTCTGCTATGGTTTGGCATGGCTATCATCAATAGCTGTATCGCCGTAATTACGGCGTATGCCTTATCCTTAAATGGAGCGGCTTCAACTATAGTATGGGGTTTGGGGATCTTTTTTTTCTCCGTTATTCCGGTGATAGGCATTTTTTATGTACATAATAAATTGAAACAACTTGAAGCTATGCTGCTTAAAGGTGAACATGAGGTACTGTACACGGATGATGATGAATATTGGATCCATGGGACAACGTATAATAACCCCAATGATCGCTCTGTTATGGTTCCGAAGCGTCTTGGGATTGGTACTACGATTAATATTGGGACAAAAACGGGTAAGAGTATATATTACGGCCTCTTTGTATTCGTTGCATTGCTGTTGATCGGGACGGGTTGGATGGGCGTTCAGACTGATTTCTCAACACCTACCTTAACTACAGATTCAAATGGAAGGGTTTCGATTGAATATCCGATGTACAATTACAGCTTCGCTATGAAGGATGTGCAAGAACTGACGCTTGTGGACAGCTTGCCAAGAGGTCGAAGAACAAATGGCGTAGCGACGGATACAGTAGCCATAGGAAACTTTAAGTTTGACGAGTTTGGAAAGAGTAAGGTCTACCTTGTGAAAAATTCTCCGCCGTACATTGTGATCAAATTGCCAGATATATATGTGCTCTACAACAATAAGGATGCCACTGAAACTGAACGTCTCTACGCGGATTTGAAAGGGTGGTGA
- a CDS encoding saccharopine dehydrogenase family protein, whose translation MGKALIIGAGGVSSVVVHKCCQNPDVFEEICIASRTVAKCDALKDKLAGGRTKISTAQVDADNTDEVIELIKSFEPDVVINVALPYQDLTIMDACLATGVHYVDTANYEPQDTAKFEYSWQWAYKERFEKAGLTALLGSGFDPGVTGVFTAYAQKHYFDEIHTIDIVDANAGDHGYPFATNFNPEINIREITANGRYFENGEWIETAPLSEKKVYDLPEIGPKDIYLLYHEELESLAVNIKGVKKIRFWMTFSQNYLTHLKVLENVGMTSIEPIMYEGKEIVPLQFLKAILPDPASLGPRTKGKTNIGCIIQGTKDGKPKTYYVYNVCDHEECYAEVGSQAISYTTGVPAMIGAMLIIKGIWKKPGVFNVEEFDPDPFMEALNKHGLPWQEDFSPTLLD comes from the coding sequence TTGGGAAAAGCGTTAATTATTGGCGCTGGCGGTGTTTCCAGTGTTGTTGTTCACAAATGCTGCCAGAACCCGGATGTATTTGAAGAGATCTGCATAGCTAGCAGAACTGTCGCGAAATGTGACGCTCTGAAAGATAAATTAGCCGGAGGCCGCACGAAGATTTCTACTGCTCAGGTCGATGCAGATAATACGGACGAAGTCATTGAACTGATCAAGAGCTTTGAGCCGGATGTCGTTATTAATGTCGCTCTCCCATATCAGGACCTGACAATCATGGATGCGTGCCTGGCAACAGGAGTGCACTATGTGGATACTGCCAACTATGAACCACAAGATACAGCGAAATTCGAATACTCCTGGCAGTGGGCTTACAAAGAAAGATTCGAAAAAGCAGGCCTTACCGCGTTGCTTGGTAGTGGATTTGATCCAGGTGTAACGGGCGTGTTCACAGCTTACGCTCAAAAGCACTATTTTGATGAGATTCATACCATTGATATTGTAGATGCCAATGCGGGTGATCACGGATATCCATTTGCAACAAACTTTAATCCTGAAATCAATATTCGTGAAATTACAGCCAATGGCCGCTATTTCGAGAATGGCGAGTGGATTGAAACTGCACCGCTTTCTGAGAAAAAAGTATACGATCTTCCGGAGATTGGTCCAAAGGATATCTATCTTTTGTATCATGAAGAATTGGAATCCTTGGCGGTTAACATCAAGGGCGTGAAGAAGATCCGTTTCTGGATGACCTTCTCGCAGAACTACCTAACTCACTTGAAAGTGCTTGAGAATGTGGGTATGACTTCTATCGAGCCTATCATGTATGAAGGTAAAGAGATTGTTCCTCTGCAATTCTTGAAGGCGATTTTACCGGATCCAGCTTCCCTGGGACCAAGAACAAAAGGTAAAACGAACATTGGATGTATCATCCAAGGAACTAAAGACGGAAAGCCAAAAACTTATTATGTATACAATGTTTGCGATCATGAAGAGTGCTATGCAGAGGTTGGCTCCCAAGCCATTTCCTACACTACAGGCGTTCCTGCAATGATCGGAGCGATGTTAATTATAAAAGGTATCTGGAAGAAGCCAGGCGTATTTAACGTTGAAGAGTTCGATCCAGATCCATTCATGGAAGCTTTAAATAAACATGGTCTGCCTTGGCAAGAAGATTTCTCGCCAACGCTGTTAGACTAA
- the nspC gene encoding carboxynorspermidine decarboxylase translates to MDIDISAIPSPCYLVDERLLTRNLEIMNSVQERTGAKILLAQKGFSMHSLYPLVGKYLHGVTSSSLFEARLGYEKMGKEVHVYAPAYIDSEFDELLGYSDHIVFNSFDQWNRFKDRVKNAPKHISCGIRVNPEYSEIEVPLYDPCYNYSRMGVTLPNFRPEELEGIDGLHFHTMCEQNSDTLERTLKVVEEKFGPYLKGMKWLNFGGGHHITRPDYDLETLIKCILHMKETYGVEIYLEPGEAVALNTGYLVATVLDVMHNGMDIAILDTSAECHMPDVLAMPYRPNIIDAGQPGEYPYTYRLGGMTCLAGDVIGDYSFKEPLKYGDRLVFLDMAHYSMVKNHMFNGVNLPSIVSYNEEEGIKVIKQFAFEDFSGRLS, encoded by the coding sequence ATGGATATAGATATCAGCGCAATCCCGTCACCATGTTACCTTGTAGATGAAAGATTGCTTACTCGTAATCTTGAGATTATGAATTCTGTACAGGAACGCACTGGAGCAAAGATTTTGCTCGCGCAAAAAGGCTTCTCCATGCATTCCTTGTATCCGTTAGTTGGGAAGTACTTGCATGGTGTAACCTCGAGCTCCTTGTTCGAAGCCAGACTTGGCTATGAAAAGATGGGCAAAGAGGTTCATGTGTACGCACCAGCTTATATAGATAGTGAATTCGATGAGCTTCTAGGATACTCCGATCACATTGTGTTCAATTCTTTTGACCAGTGGAATCGATTCAAGGATCGCGTTAAGAATGCACCGAAGCACATCAGCTGCGGCATTCGAGTGAATCCGGAATATTCCGAGATCGAAGTTCCGCTGTATGATCCGTGCTACAATTATTCCAGAATGGGAGTAACCCTCCCTAACTTCAGACCGGAAGAGCTTGAGGGCATTGATGGACTCCACTTCCATACCATGTGCGAACAGAATTCAGATACCCTTGAGCGTACGCTCAAGGTAGTCGAAGAGAAGTTCGGACCTTATCTCAAAGGAATGAAATGGCTTAATTTCGGGGGCGGTCATCATATTACACGTCCTGATTATGATCTGGAGACCTTGATCAAGTGCATTCTGCACATGAAAGAGACTTACGGTGTGGAAATTTATCTGGAGCCGGGAGAGGCAGTAGCTCTTAATACCGGATATCTGGTAGCTACCGTTCTCGATGTGATGCATAACGGAATGGACATTGCAATTCTCGACACCTCGGCAGAGTGCCACATGCCGGACGTACTGGCAATGCCGTACCGTCCGAACATTATCGATGCTGGACAACCTGGGGAATATCCTTATACGTACAGATTAGGTGGAATGACTTGCCTAGCTGGAGATGTTATTGGAGATTATTCCTTTAAGGAACCTTTGAAATACGGCGATAGACTCGTATTCCTCGATATGGCCCATTATTCCATGGTGAAGAATCATATGTTTAACGGTGTGAATCTGCCTTCCATTGTTAGTTACAATGAAGAAGAGGGAATCAAAGTAATCAAGCAGTTCGCTTTCGAAGATTTTAGCGGACGTTTATCTTAA
- a CDS encoding stalk domain-containing protein, which yields MKKWLSMVSALLVLSFASNVSAVAVAEKTTPTTNLTSYGADYLTKTDGSFWVWGGNRSVPTQIHDLNEVQAYFGSQYVMKKDLSVWQWRTSAYSETVKVTPVQELDNLVDMFTVGNRTIALKGDGTILSATLSSDGLTTSDFTTVSGVDNVAAVGGYYESDLHKNWTRYVFLKKDGTISTTRDDFESFETIQNLTDVIQIKNNLALKKDGSLWSWPVQDYYKNQGAQIDLSATPIKGISTIKSLKGNQNSLLAIDGASQLWFWGATITGSSDGTTYHEQPPMLLKGIKNVVDTYIVERSIVALTGEGNVYQTSIENEMMPADSKFTLLEKEVSSLKKGGRHIIMQKKDGSLWGWGVNKDAQLGYGDYEFNHDAPVPVQKPISISLNGESIPLSNGVITRNGQNFVPLRSLFEKLGATITYKENITAAKTIDKQIMITRSATDKPALAISINGVTGATMVNNKSVDLPTLPFIVNGSMYLPLRFISEQLGANVEWLPQEERIAITMQ from the coding sequence ATGAAAAAATGGCTCAGCATGGTTAGTGCTCTTCTAGTATTAAGCTTCGCCTCTAATGTAAGCGCAGTTGCAGTTGCAGAGAAAACAACCCCGACTACCAACCTCACTTCGTATGGCGCGGATTATCTGACCAAAACGGATGGTTCCTTCTGGGTATGGGGAGGGAATCGCTCCGTCCCTACTCAAATCCATGACCTGAATGAGGTACAAGCATACTTTGGTTCCCAATATGTAATGAAGAAAGACCTTTCGGTCTGGCAATGGAGAACATCGGCATACTCTGAAACGGTTAAAGTGACCCCCGTTCAAGAGCTAGACAATCTGGTCGATATGTTCACGGTGGGAAATAGAACGATAGCCCTTAAAGGAGACGGGACGATTCTGAGCGCCACCCTTTCGTCCGATGGCCTCACAACCTCTGATTTCACAACGGTTTCCGGCGTCGACAACGTGGCAGCTGTGGGTGGTTACTATGAGTCTGATCTTCATAAGAACTGGACACGTTACGTGTTCTTAAAGAAAGATGGAACTATTTCTACTACACGCGATGACTTTGAAAGCTTCGAAACCATCCAGAATTTAACGGATGTTATTCAAATCAAAAACAATCTTGCACTTAAGAAGGACGGCTCCTTATGGAGTTGGCCAGTCCAAGATTATTACAAGAACCAAGGAGCTCAAATAGATCTATCTGCGACCCCAATCAAGGGAATCAGTACCATTAAGAGTTTAAAAGGAAATCAGAACAGCCTATTAGCCATTGATGGGGCCTCTCAATTATGGTTCTGGGGCGCTACCATTACAGGTTCCTCAGACGGAACAACCTATCATGAGCAACCACCGATGCTTCTAAAAGGAATCAAAAATGTAGTCGATACTTACATCGTAGAGCGCTCTATTGTTGCATTAACAGGGGAAGGAAACGTCTATCAAACTTCTATTGAAAACGAAATGATGCCCGCAGATTCAAAATTCACACTTCTCGAAAAAGAAGTAAGTAGCCTAAAGAAAGGCGGACGACACATCATCATGCAAAAGAAAGACGGCTCACTCTGGGGCTGGGGTGTCAATAAGGACGCACAGCTGGGCTACGGCGACTATGAATTCAACCATGATGCACCCGTTCCAGTGCAAAAACCGATTTCAATCTCCTTAAACGGAGAATCTATCCCTCTCTCAAATGGAGTTATTACTCGAAACGGACAAAATTTCGTCCCCCTTCGATCGCTTTTCGAAAAATTAGGAGCCACAATTACCTATAAAGAGAACATTACAGCAGCGAAAACCATAGATAAACAAATTATGATTACACGCTCTGCTACAGATAAACCGGCTCTTGCCATCAGTATTAACGGTGTAACTGGAGCGACGATGGTGAACAATAAATCCGTGGATCTTCCTACTCTCCCTTTCATCGTAAACGGTTCGATGTATCTGCCGCTTCGCTTTATAAGTGAGCAACTCGGAGCAAATGTTGAGTGGCTCCCGCAGGAGGAGCGTATCGCCATTACGATGCAATAA